A window of the Lactuca sativa cultivar Salinas chromosome 5, Lsat_Salinas_v11, whole genome shotgun sequence genome harbors these coding sequences:
- the LOC128134292 gene encoding uncharacterized protein LOC128134292, whose protein sequence is MSLANYSNMNSVSIANSLGSGSRAPILIPEEYNSWVGRMNLHLNAINEDVWKCVEGTYVTPENMATLATNQATQVEITKKLELQAKKELVSGIPHSILSQMDDIILLTANQIWENLKNRFCGNKRIIGNKRTSVLNEFDNFKMLSSETIHDAHDRFNLIMGNPAIHTETLYNLYGELQSYESSIDPPTTAAFGGPLALVSTTSQNQTPFNDQNFNHFNQTTSFQNQAFQSDSNDEADYQQLECRAKNKTKIKDSAYYAQRADELKKLENQEKQRALMAIHEPSVEYWPTSDDEAEHEPTQSNFCFVAGVEIPSRAPNVIEQNKRLIWNMDSIKVARKLSDDIFTKANSLGTGKIDTNYRPGIGRESFEIEQAKQENMTNCENSESTLPNLFTSVNEEDSDEETVINCSPDDTAFSVSKKSFKRVVNSETDFASSLTHQIKHTDRTTKLKNFLNGENSSYEDGSTSIPTAFPTMTSSIVGKTSLGQKYSKKQQTSKKSIEVTKTPLIKPNFFEKQPKKPVKPYVIPHKQVSKQKPKSFQKPFENRFQDITFNHSRNFQKPSHQKVSNHHHQKAFQNRPSHPRYEENFSNKPSHLGYLSPNHRSYQPTGFQKQIAFWVLNAGEPNDDSWYIDSGCSKHMTGNRNYLRDFKPIQTNQDVTFGNNMKAKIKGYGNITNGNFTIKKVAFVDDLKHNLISVSQLCDNNLEVLFTKQRSLIMDAKTKDVIVDSNRAGNMYPLDMDLIYGKPDICLLSKAPADISWLWHRRLSHLNFGYINKLIGDDLV, encoded by the exons ATGTCTTTGGCAAATTACTCCAACATGAACTCTGTCTCCATTGCAAATAGCTTAGGATCTGGTTCACGGGCACCCATACTTATTCCTGAAGAGTATAATTCGTGGGTTGGCCGTATGAATCTTCATCTTAATGCTATAAATGAAGATGTCTGGAAGTGTGTAGAAGGAACATATGTTACTCCAGAAAATATGGCTACTCTTGCTACAAATCAAGCCACTCAAGTTGAAATTACAAAAAAGTTGGAACTCCAAGCCAAAAAGGAACTTGTTTCTGGAATACCTCACAGTATTCTAAGTCAAATGGATGACATTATACTGTTAACCGCAAATCAAATTTGGGAGAATTTGAAAAATCGTTTTTGTGGAAATAAAAGAATCATCGGAAACAAAAGAACATCTGTTTTGAATGAATTTGATAATTTCAAAATGCTTTCATCAGAAACCATCCATGATGCTCATGATAGGttcaatttgattatg GGAAATCCAGCTATTCATACTGAAACTTTGTACAACTTGTATGGAGAActtcaatcgtatgaatcctcgATTGACCCACCAACCACTGCAGCTTTTGGAGGACCACTTGCACTTGTGTCCACAACTTCTCAAAACCAAACACCTTTCAATGATCAAAACTTTAATCATTTTAATCAGACTACATCTTTTCAAAACCAAGCCTTCCAGTCTGATTCAAATGATGAAGCAGATTATCAACAACT AGAATGTCGagccaaaaacaaaaccaaaatcaaagactCGGCATACTATGCTCAAAGAGCCGATGAATTGAAGAAACTGGAAAACCAAGAAAAGCAAAGAGCATTGATGGCAATCCATGAACCAAGTGTGGAATACTGGCCAACTTCTGATGACGAAGCTGAACACGAACCAACACAATCAAACTTCTGCTTCGTAGCTGGTGTTGAAATACCTTCAAGAGCTCCAAACGTCATAGAACAG AATAAAAGACTGATATGGAATATGGATTCAATCAAAGTTGCCAGAAAACTAAGTGATGATATTTTCACCAAGGCAAACTCCTTAGGAACTGGCAAAATTGATACGAATTATAGACCAGGAATTGGAAGAGAATCCTTTGAAATTGAACAAGCAAAACAGGAAAACATGACGAATTGTGAAAACTCTGAATCTACTCTACCTAATCTTTTCACATCTGTTAATGAGGAAGATTCAGATGAAGAAACAGTTATCAACTGTAGTCCAGATGATACTGCTTTCAGTGTTTCCAAAAAGTCTTTCAAAAGAGTTGTAAATTCTGAAACAGACTTTGCAAGTTCTTTAACTCACCAAATCAAACATACCGATAGAACCACTAAACTCAAAAACTTTTTGAATGGAGAAAATTCCTCTTATGAGGATGGTAGTACTTCTATACCAACTGCTTTTCCTACAATGACTTCATCAATTGTTGGAAAAACTAGTCTGGGACAAAAatactccaagaaacaacaaacaagcaAAAAATCCATTGAAGTCACCAAAACCCCACTAATCAAGCCAAACTTTTTTGAAAAACAACCAAAGAAACCAGTTAAACCATACGTCATACCTCATAAACAGGTttccaaacaaaaaccaaaatcttttcaaaaaccttttgaaaaccgctTTCAAGATATTACTTTTAATCATTCAAGGAACTTTCAAAAACCATCACATCAGAAAGTTTcaaaccatcatcatcaaaaagcCTTTCAAAATCGCCCATCACATCCCAGATatgaagaaaacttttcaaacaaaCCTTCACATCTAGGATATCTTTCACCAAATCACAGATCTTATCAACCCAcaggttttcaaaaacaaatcgcaTTTTGG GTACTTAATGCTGGAGAACCCAATGATGAttcatggtatattgatagtggctgctccaaGCATATGACAGGAAACCGGAACTACTTACGTGACTTCAAACCTATACAAACCAATCAAGATGTTACCTTCGGCAACAACATGAAAGCAAAAATCAAAGGTTATGGAAACATAACAAATGGTAATTTTACCATAAAGAAAGTTGCCTTCGTCGATGACCtgaaacacaacctcatcagtgtttctcAACTGTGTGATAACAATCTTGAAGTTCTTTTCACCAAACAACGAAGCTTGATCATGGACGCCAAAACCAAAGATGTTATAGTTGATTCTAACCGTGCCGGAAATATGTATCCACTTGACATGGATCTTATCTATGGTAAACCCGATATCTGTTTGTTATCTAAAGCCCCAGCAGatattagttggttatggcaccgccgCCTTTCCCATCTAAACTTTGGTTACATCAACAAATTAATCGGCGATGATCTTGTTTGA